One Streptomyces sp. CNQ-509 DNA window includes the following coding sequences:
- a CDS encoding M23 family metallopeptidase → MNDRPPPGFPTPASPAGDASAHGSLDGYGYGYDTSGHGGGSGEEPLHHGYQSYDQSYDGYDASHSAAYDSGTYATTGYEAGGYLTPDATSSWDAGTQSADFGTYGANGLYATADPYAGDAHASGGYDVSALWTEAATDTPAAGVPAGGIPRQAGPADDYDYGYPSAGAPAAQWNATGEWSDWDTGAPHDAAQHEAAAYDGTQYDAGQHEVPQHQGAQYDTAAGWDTGHYDTAAYAEAATDTTGYPDVTAYAEATAYPEAFGDTTAATAAYDEHAAYAQNLANAAHADPDATSAWDFTALAEHDGIEGSDKQGGFDHPDAPETPAALDADPAPAAARRPAGVPVGRAVRARRRCPKRSALLTVAVPSIAVVGVAGVAAASVTGTGKGGAEGDGKTTQAAPDTGSAKASKANAALDTQLRGVTEDADDFADRASRTQERIDLKEKQEAERKREAAEAARKEALRPKFAVPVDSPGLSAYYGQAGVNWMSVHTGIDFPVSYGSEVKAATDGTVTTRYDYSYGNMLVLTAADGTETWYAHLDSYAITTGPVQAGDVVAYSGNSGNSTGPHLHFEVHPGGGSAVDPLAWLQEKGLDPQ, encoded by the coding sequence GTGAACGACCGTCCCCCGCCGGGCTTCCCCACCCCGGCCTCTCCCGCTGGCGACGCCTCCGCCCATGGAAGCCTCGACGGCTACGGGTACGGCTACGACACCTCCGGCCACGGCGGCGGTTCCGGTGAAGAGCCTCTCCATCACGGCTATCAGAGCTACGACCAGAGCTATGACGGCTACGACGCGAGCCACTCGGCCGCGTACGACTCGGGTACCTACGCCACCACCGGCTACGAAGCCGGCGGCTATCTGACGCCCGACGCCACCTCGTCGTGGGACGCCGGCACGCAGTCGGCCGACTTCGGCACGTACGGCGCGAACGGCCTCTACGCCACGGCCGATCCCTACGCAGGCGATGCCCACGCCTCCGGTGGCTACGATGTCTCCGCGCTCTGGACGGAAGCCGCCACCGACACCCCGGCCGCCGGGGTTCCGGCCGGCGGCATCCCGCGGCAGGCGGGCCCGGCCGACGACTACGACTACGGCTACCCCTCGGCGGGCGCCCCGGCCGCGCAGTGGAACGCCACCGGCGAGTGGTCCGACTGGGACACCGGCGCGCCGCACGACGCCGCGCAGCACGAGGCCGCGGCGTACGACGGCACGCAGTACGACGCCGGGCAGCACGAAGTCCCGCAGCACCAAGGCGCGCAGTACGACACCGCCGCCGGCTGGGACACCGGCCACTATGACACCGCGGCGTACGCGGAGGCGGCCACGGACACGACGGGGTACCCGGACGTCACGGCGTACGCCGAAGCCACCGCGTACCCCGAGGCGTTCGGCGACACCACGGCGGCCACCGCCGCGTACGACGAGCACGCGGCCTACGCCCAGAACCTCGCGAACGCCGCGCACGCCGACCCCGACGCGACCTCCGCCTGGGACTTCACCGCCCTCGCCGAGCACGACGGCATCGAAGGCAGCGACAAGCAGGGCGGGTTCGACCACCCCGACGCGCCCGAGACCCCCGCGGCGCTCGACGCCGACCCCGCGCCCGCCGCCGCGCGCCGCCCGGCCGGCGTCCCCGTCGGCCGCGCCGTACGCGCCCGCCGCCGCTGCCCCAAGCGCTCCGCGCTGCTGACCGTGGCCGTGCCGTCCATCGCCGTCGTCGGCGTGGCCGGTGTCGCCGCCGCGAGCGTCACCGGCACCGGCAAGGGCGGCGCCGAGGGCGACGGCAAGACCACGCAGGCGGCCCCCGACACGGGCTCCGCGAAGGCATCGAAGGCCAACGCCGCGCTCGACACGCAGCTTCGCGGTGTCACCGAGGACGCCGACGACTTCGCCGACCGCGCCAGCCGCACCCAGGAGCGCATCGACCTCAAGGAGAAGCAGGAGGCCGAGCGGAAGCGGGAGGCGGCGGAGGCGGCCCGCAAGGAGGCGCTGCGGCCGAAGTTCGCGGTCCCGGTCGACAGCCCGGGGCTCAGCGCGTACTACGGCCAGGCGGGCGTCAACTGGATGTCGGTGCACACCGGCATCGACTTCCCCGTCTCGTACGGCAGCGAGGTCAAGGCCGCCACCGACGGCACGGTCACCACCCGCTACGACTACTCGTACGGGAACATGCTCGTCCTCACCGCGGCCGACGGCACCGAGACGTGGTACGCCCACCTCGACAGCTACGCCATCACCACCGGCCCCGTGCAGGCGGGCGACGTCGTCGCCTACTCGGGCAACTCCGGGAACTCCACGGGACCGCACCTGCACTTCGAGGTGCACCCCGGCGGCGGCTCCGCCGTCGACCCGCTCGCCTGGCTGCAGGAGAAGGGCCTCGACCCGCAGTAG